A region from the Rhodothermus profundi genome encodes:
- a CDS encoding NAD-dependent epimerase/dehydratase family protein: protein MRKLLVTGSSGLIGSEVASYFSHRGWDVHGVDNNMRAFFFGPEGDTRWNQRRLEETLPRFTHHELDIRDRQGVLELIETLRPDAIVHAAAQPSHDKAAQIPFEDFDVNAVGTLNLLEATRRYAPEAVFVHLSTNKVYGDAPNELPLVELEKRWDYADPAYYNGIPETFRIDQSKHSIFGASKVAADIMVQEYGRYFGMKTCCLRGGCLTGPNHAGVELHGFLSYLIKCNVTGRKYTIYGYKGKQVRDNIHSYDVARFIECFIEEPRVAEVYNLGGGRGNSCSILEAFDMIEALSGKKMIYDYVDKPREGDHICYISDLTKMKTHYPEWDITKKLSDIFEEIYQGWIERVKAQQVV, encoded by the coding sequence ATGCGCAAACTTCTGGTTACGGGTTCTTCGGGCCTGATTGGCTCGGAAGTGGCTTCGTACTTTTCCCATCGAGGATGGGATGTGCATGGCGTGGACAACAACATGCGCGCGTTTTTCTTCGGGCCGGAGGGCGACACGCGTTGGAACCAGCGACGGCTCGAAGAGACGCTGCCGCGGTTCACGCATCATGAGCTGGACATTCGGGATCGCCAGGGCGTGCTGGAGCTGATCGAAACCCTGCGTCCTGATGCGATTGTGCATGCCGCTGCGCAGCCTTCGCACGACAAGGCGGCGCAGATACCGTTCGAGGATTTCGACGTCAACGCCGTTGGTACGCTTAACCTGCTGGAAGCTACCCGGCGCTACGCGCCTGAGGCCGTGTTCGTGCACCTGTCCACGAACAAGGTCTATGGCGATGCGCCCAATGAGCTGCCTCTTGTGGAGTTAGAAAAGCGCTGGGACTATGCCGACCCGGCCTACTACAACGGTATTCCGGAGACGTTTCGGATTGACCAGTCCAAGCATTCGATTTTTGGGGCCTCGAAGGTAGCTGCCGATATCATGGTGCAGGAATATGGGCGGTATTTTGGTATGAAGACCTGCTGTCTTCGTGGGGGGTGCCTGACGGGGCCGAACCATGCGGGCGTAGAGCTGCATGGTTTTTTGAGCTACCTGATCAAGTGCAATGTGACAGGCCGCAAATACACCATTTATGGTTATAAAGGCAAGCAGGTTCGAGACAACATTCATTCTTACGATGTAGCCCGGTTTATTGAGTGCTTTATCGAAGAGCCCCGGGTGGCGGAAGTGTACAACCTGGGGGGCGGTCGGGGAAACAGTTGCTCGATTCTGGAAGCCTTCGATATGATCGAGGCGCTTTCTGGTAAAAAGATGATCTACGATTATGTGGATAAACCCCGGGAGGGAGATCACATTTGCTACATTTCAGACCTGACGAAAATGAAAACCCACTATCCTGAGTGGGATATTACAAAAAAGTTGTCGGACATTTTTGAAGAAATCTACCAGGGATGGATCGAACGCGTGAAAGCCCAACAGGTGGTCTGA
- a CDS encoding glycosyltransferase, translated as MRIDLLFPVLPPALDGIGDHTAHLAAALAAEGGAVRVLTAQARWTAIPGVEVVQAFRCPPRRGVGELVRCVAMDPPDWFIVQFNQFSYGRWGLNPFLPITLRKLRRRWPRMRLAVLFHEDFVPPTSWRNRVFRCWQIPQFRALGRLADVVAFSIQPWVAQYRSWFPQARVVHWPVGSNIPDVGCDRSKAREQLGIAPEGLVVGVFGTIGAGRLVDYIAAAIDRLWREGLSFEVLYVGPHGKQLRAHLPSEVVLRDAGVLSDVDASIHLAAMDLLLAPFVDGASTRRGSMIVGLQHGLAVLSTDGPLTDPLLRAEHGRSLWLTPVADRQAFAEAAWHLATHPALRQKLGHNARRFYGTELDWMVLAQRVRQTLVQVKSDEAVRML; from the coding sequence ATGCGTATTGATCTGCTGTTTCCGGTTCTTCCGCCTGCGCTGGATGGCATCGGGGATCATACCGCGCATCTGGCTGCTGCGCTGGCAGCCGAGGGGGGGGCTGTTCGCGTGCTAACGGCACAGGCCAGGTGGACTGCTATCCCCGGGGTAGAGGTGGTGCAGGCGTTTCGCTGCCCTCCCCGTCGCGGCGTGGGAGAGCTGGTTCGTTGTGTCGCAATGGATCCGCCAGACTGGTTTATTGTGCAGTTCAATCAGTTCAGTTATGGACGCTGGGGGCTGAATCCTTTTCTGCCGATAACATTGCGGAAGCTGCGCCGCCGGTGGCCCCGCATGCGTCTGGCGGTGCTGTTCCACGAAGACTTCGTACCGCCTACAAGCTGGAGGAACCGGGTTTTTCGATGCTGGCAGATACCCCAGTTTCGGGCGCTGGGCCGTCTGGCCGATGTGGTGGCTTTCTCGATTCAGCCCTGGGTGGCGCAGTACCGGTCATGGTTCCCGCAGGCGCGTGTGGTGCACTGGCCGGTGGGGTCGAACATCCCCGATGTGGGATGTGACCGCTCAAAGGCCCGGGAACAACTGGGCATTGCGCCGGAGGGACTGGTTGTGGGCGTATTCGGGACAATAGGCGCTGGACGCCTGGTGGATTACATCGCAGCAGCCATTGACCGATTATGGAGGGAGGGGCTCTCATTTGAGGTACTGTATGTAGGGCCTCATGGGAAGCAGTTGCGGGCGCATCTGCCTTCTGAAGTAGTGCTGCGCGATGCCGGGGTGTTGTCTGATGTGGATGCTTCGATCCACCTGGCGGCGATGGATCTGCTGCTGGCGCCGTTTGTGGATGGCGCTTCGACGCGCCGTGGGTCGATGATTGTGGGCCTTCAGCATGGACTGGCGGTGTTAAGCACCGACGGACCGCTGACCGATCCGCTGCTGCGGGCAGAGCACGGACGATCGCTCTGGTTGACGCCGGTAGCAGATCGGCAGGCTTTTGCAGAAGCAGCGTGGCATCTGGCCACGCATCCGGCGCTTCGGCAAAAGCTGGGGCACAATGCCCGGCGTTTTTACGGGACAGAATTGGACTGGATGGTGCTGGCTCAGCGGGTTCGTCAAACGTTGGTACAGGTGAAGTCAGATGAAGCAGTGCGCATGTTATGA
- a CDS encoding glycosyltransferase → MRVGILMPLAEQRGGAEQLLRLFLQHVPGAPEDWLLVFFEAGPLAEEARSLGFPVWIIRAGRLRQPVRYMQTVRQLVRLFRQERVTLVLSWMSKAHLYGGIAAQMAGIPALWFQHGIPLAGEVMDRLITLMPAVGVLACSRAAADAQRQLWPNRPVEVVYPAVDLTVFDPDRLPTFAEARRQLGLPESGPLIGMVGRLQRWKGMHTLIQAMPHILERHPEAHAVIVGGRHELEPDYELFLRQLVAQLGLQERVLMVGFQRDVPLWMQAMDVVVHASDREPFGMVVVEAMALGKPVVAGAEGGPREIITEGVDGLLAPYEDATALARQVLRYLDDPTFACHVGEAARRRARDFRPEVFVNRMVNTLYLWVQS, encoded by the coding sequence ATGAGGGTAGGGATTCTCATGCCGCTGGCTGAACAGCGTGGGGGAGCCGAGCAGCTTCTGCGGCTTTTCCTGCAGCACGTGCCGGGGGCGCCCGAGGACTGGCTGCTGGTGTTTTTTGAAGCTGGGCCGCTTGCAGAAGAGGCGCGGTCCCTGGGATTTCCTGTGTGGATTATACGGGCCGGACGTCTCCGGCAGCCGGTGCGCTATATGCAGACCGTGAGGCAGCTCGTGCGGCTGTTCCGGCAAGAGCGCGTCACGCTGGTGCTGAGCTGGATGAGCAAGGCCCATTTATATGGAGGAATTGCCGCACAGATGGCCGGAATTCCGGCGCTCTGGTTTCAGCACGGAATCCCGTTGGCCGGCGAGGTAATGGATCGACTGATCACGCTGATGCCGGCGGTCGGAGTGCTGGCTTGTTCTCGGGCAGCGGCTGATGCACAGAGGCAGCTCTGGCCGAACCGACCGGTCGAAGTGGTATATCCCGCTGTTGATCTGACTGTATTCGATCCTGATAGGCTGCCGACGTTCGCCGAAGCGCGACGTCAGCTCGGGCTGCCCGAAAGCGGTCCCCTGATTGGTATGGTCGGACGGCTGCAGCGCTGGAAAGGGATGCATACGCTTATTCAGGCCATGCCCCACATTCTGGAGCGGCATCCTGAGGCGCATGCTGTGATTGTGGGGGGGCGGCATGAGCTGGAGCCAGACTATGAGCTGTTTCTACGGCAGTTAGTCGCGCAACTAGGCCTGCAGGAGCGGGTATTAATGGTGGGGTTTCAGCGCGACGTTCCGCTCTGGATGCAGGCGATGGACGTGGTGGTGCATGCTTCAGATCGCGAGCCGTTTGGTATGGTGGTCGTTGAGGCGATGGCTCTGGGTAAGCCGGTGGTGGCCGGTGCGGAAGGCGGGCCCCGCGAGATCATTACGGAAGGGGTTGATGGCTTGCTGGCACCCTACGAGGATGCCACGGCACTTGCCCGGCAGGTTTTACGCTACCTGGACGATCCGACGTTTGCCTGTCACGTGGGCGAGGCCGCCCGCCGACGGGCACGTGATTTTAGGCCAGAGGTGTTTGTAAATAGAATGGTAAATACACTGTATTTATGGGTTCAAAGCTAA
- a CDS encoding FkbM family methyltransferase has translation MFWHLLPPSWIRWMGRLPFKLSVFRPFIDMIARFLRQGEHVMAHGIGKGLRFDPAGLRAGYALGTADLEEQKVLAAWLRCGQVFYDIGANVGFFSVLAAKLVGPTGKVYAFEPFLQNIEAIRKNAALNSFEEIIEIWHGAVSNRSGSGKLVLCESSDRFRLEDTAVNAPSITVPLYTIDELVLKGRLRPPDLVKIDVEGHELQVLQGMEETIRRYRPVILCEVHWWVGENEALLKELVLPLGYRIAQIDDKTMLGHLKNYHLLMIPGSVSGSRQKRM, from the coding sequence ATGTTTTGGCACCTGTTACCGCCATCATGGATTCGGTGGATGGGACGTTTACCTTTTAAGTTGTCTGTTTTTCGCCCATTTATTGATATGATAGCTCGTTTTTTAAGGCAAGGTGAACATGTGATGGCGCATGGCATTGGTAAAGGCTTGCGTTTTGACCCGGCTGGACTTAGAGCTGGATATGCCTTGGGTACAGCCGACTTGGAAGAACAAAAGGTGTTGGCTGCTTGGTTGCGTTGCGGGCAGGTGTTCTATGATATCGGCGCAAATGTAGGATTCTTCTCAGTGCTAGCCGCTAAGCTTGTTGGGCCAACAGGAAAGGTCTATGCATTTGAGCCGTTTCTGCAAAATATTGAAGCAATTCGTAAAAATGCAGCTCTAAATAGCTTTGAGGAGATAATTGAGATATGGCATGGAGCAGTTTCAAATCGCAGCGGTAGTGGTAAACTGGTACTGTGTGAATCAAGTGATCGATTCAGACTGGAAGACACAGCGGTGAATGCGCCAAGTATCACCGTTCCGCTCTACACGATTGATGAATTGGTATTGAAAGGTCGACTTAGGCCTCCGGACCTGGTAAAAATTGATGTGGAAGGGCACGAGTTACAAGTGTTGCAGGGCATGGAGGAGACAATTCGGCGTTATCGGCCAGTTATTCTCTGTGAGGTACATTGGTGGGTAGGAGAAAATGAAGCGTTGCTGAAAGAGCTAGTTTTGCCGCTAGGATACCGTATTGCTCAAATAGATGATAAAACAATGCTGGGACATTTAAAGAATTATCATCTATTGATGATTCCAGGTAGCGTAAGCGGATCGCGCCAGAAGCGCATGTAG